The following are encoded in a window of Camelus ferus isolate YT-003-E chromosome 20, BCGSAC_Cfer_1.0, whole genome shotgun sequence genomic DNA:
- the LOC102512560 gene encoding beta-defensin 112-like has product MKILLFFSILFFGVFVPPEGSDQPVGNSMSLSKIKCRRKLEKLYSETRDSSTRFENIQYGTEKDNTDKSKRHYVPS; this is encoded by the exons ATGAAgatccttctctttttctctattttgttctttgGTGTCTTCGTTCCACCAG aggGCTCTGACCAGCCTGTTGGCAATTCTATGTCATTATCGAAAATCAAATGTCGACGGAAGTTAGAGAAACTATACTCAGAGACACGTGATTCTTCCACAAGatttgaaaacatacagtatggcacagagaaagacaacacag aCAAAAGTAAAAGGCACTATGTCCCCTCTTAA